In one window of Juglans regia cultivar Chandler chromosome 3, Walnut 2.0, whole genome shotgun sequence DNA:
- the LOC108999061 gene encoding transcription factor MYB8-like has product MVKSPDRKKILFRKGAWSPEEDQKLKTYIERYGIWNWSRMPKPAGLARSGKSCRLRWVNYLRPDIKRGNFSEEDEETILKWHEVLGNRWSVIAAKLPGRTDNEIKNYWHTHLKKRLKNNSLSTTVPQTVVDVNKNNSSGIQDLLLCDAPKVSNLDGTRDIIPMSPQLSTDHDLSSSSTDPAVEIDRKQPIEENFGSSKTSEELQTSWEQTLSVQEQDIFMPETDPGFVCPTTAVWLQDPIYHPYSSYNEFWVDL; this is encoded by the exons ATGGTGAAGTCTCCGGATAGGAAGAAAATTCTATTCAGAAAAGGCGCATGGAGTCCTGAAGAAGATCAGAAGCTGAAAACTTACATTGAGCGATACGGCATTTGGAATTGGAGTCGGATGCCAAAACCTGCGG GTTTGGCAAGGTCTGGGAAGAGTTGCAGGCTCCGTTGGGTGAATTACCTAAGGCCTGATATTAAGCGTGGAAACTTCAGCGAGGAAGACGAGGAAACTATACTAAAGTGGCATGAAGTGCTGGGAAACCG ATGGTCTGTTATTGCTGCAAAGCTTCCCGGAAGAActgacaatgaaattaaaaattactgGCACACGCACTTGAAAAAGCGCCTCAAGAATAATTCCTTATCAACAACTGTACCACAAACGGTTGTTGATGTTAACAAGAATAATTCATCTGGGATTCAAGATCTTTTACTTTGTGATGCCCCTAAAGTTTCAAACTTGGATGGCACTAGAGATATTATACCGATGTCACCGCAGCTGTCAACAGATCATGATCTATCATCTTCAAGCACTGACCCTGCTGTTGAAATCGATAGAAAACAACCGATAGAGGAGAATTTTGGTTCATCTAAAACATCTGAAGAGCTCCAAACTTCATGGGAGCAGACACTATCAGTTCAGGAGCAGGACATATTCATGCCAGAGACAGATCCTGGATTTGTCTGTCCAACTACAGCAGTGTGGCTCCAAGACCCCATATATCATCCATATAGTTCCTATAATGAGTTTTGGGTCGATTTATAA